The proteins below are encoded in one region of Kazachstania africana CBS 2517 chromosome 6, complete genome:
- the RPL17B gene encoding 60S ribosomal protein uL22 (similar to Saccharomyces cerevisiae RPL17B (YJL177W) and RPL17A (YKL180W); ancestral locus Anc_1.161) — MARYGATSTNPAKSASARGSYLRVSFKNTRETAQAINGWELTKAQKYLEQVLDHQRAIPFRRFNSSIGRTAQGKEFGVTKARWPAKSVKFIQGLLQNAAANAEAKGLDATKLYVSHIQVNQAPKQRRRTYRAHGRINKYESSPSHIELVVTEREQAVEKASEKKVVRYTSRQRGRIALQKRITA, encoded by the coding sequence ATGGCTAGATACGGTGCTACCTCCACTAACCCAGCTAAGTCTGCCTCTGCTCGTGGTTCCTACTTACGtgtttctttcaagaaCACCAGAGAAACTGCTCAAGCCATCAACGGTTGGGAATTAACCAAGGCTCAAAAATACTTAGAACAAGTTTTAGACCACCAAAGAGCTATTCCATTCAGAAGATTCAACTCTTCTATTGGTAGAACTGCCCAAGGTAAGGAATTTGGTGTTACCAAGGCTAGATGGCCAGCCAAGTCTGTTAAGTTCATTCAAGGCTTATTACAAAACGCTGCTGCTAACGCTGAAGCTAAAGGTTTAGATGCTACTAAATTATACGTTTCTCACATCCAAGTTAACCAAGCCCCAAagcaaagaagaagaacttACAGAGCTCACGGTAGAATTAACAAATACGAATCTTCTCCATCTCACATTGAATTAGTTGTTACTGAAAGAGAACAAGCTGTTGAAAAGGCTTCCGAAAAGAAGGTCGTTAGATACACTTCCAGACAAAGAGGTAGAATTGCTTTACAAAAGCGTATCACTGCTTAA